The following are from one region of the Denitrobacterium detoxificans genome:
- the rplW gene encoding 50S ribosomal protein L23, protein MKDPREVIIRPVISEHSYDMMENNVYTFEVAKSANKIEIAKAVEEIFDVKVKKVNTLNVKSKPKRVRYTMGRTRTWKKAMVTLAEGDSIELFTA, encoded by the coding sequence ATGAAGGATCCCCGCGAAGTGATCATCCGCCCCGTCATTTCTGAGCATAGCTACGACATGATGGAGAACAACGTTTACACGTTCGAAGTTGCCAAGAGCGCTAACAAGATCGAAATCGCCAAGGCTGTCGAGGAAATCTTCGACGTCAAGGTGAAGAAGGTCAACACGCTCAACGTGAAGTCCAAGCCGAAGCGCGTCCGCTACACCATGGGTCGCACCCGCACTTGGAAGAAGGCTATGGTTACCCTGGCCGAGGGCGACAGCATCGAGCTGTTCACCGCCTAA
- a CDS encoding lysylphosphatidylglycerol synthase transmembrane domain-containing protein produces MRDTDKPIVDEEEVIEEPHIKGKILNIVLLILAFGLLCVYLFIGGEASELAEAVSDIRWTWLTLALFMVVLYWVLESVCIQIFANKMHPGFKFYKTNIVTVIGQYFNCVTPLSSGGQPFQAYYYRRFGMPYSKSIPMLLCRFISYQLSTTTFCAIVLLLRFTYFTDENPALMALVIVGFIGGLGLMTMLLLLAFWRSGTQHVVHVVLRLGAKIHLVKDLDGSLAWADKQISDAYNEIQFLLKEPKLLAKSSAVTFVQLAEYFSISYVIYRGFGYVDADFLSIVSCQAFVYMISSFVPTPGAVGAAESSYALFFSTIYPNAAVVALSTFIWRLLTFYFPIVVGMLLTLVVNHSKTLTRQ; encoded by the coding sequence ATGCGGGACACGGATAAGCCGATAGTCGACGAGGAAGAAGTTATCGAAGAACCCCATATCAAGGGGAAGATTCTTAACATCGTCCTGCTCATTCTGGCATTTGGCCTTCTGTGCGTGTACCTTTTCATCGGCGGCGAAGCCAGCGAACTGGCCGAGGCAGTAAGCGACATTCGCTGGACGTGGCTCACGCTTGCCCTGTTCATGGTGGTGCTCTACTGGGTGCTCGAAAGCGTATGCATTCAGATCTTCGCGAACAAGATGCACCCTGGCTTCAAGTTCTACAAGACGAATATCGTTACCGTCATCGGGCAGTACTTCAACTGCGTCACGCCGCTTTCCAGTGGCGGCCAGCCCTTCCAAGCGTACTACTATCGCCGTTTCGGCATGCCGTACTCGAAGTCCATCCCCATGCTGCTCTGCAGGTTCATCTCGTATCAGCTTTCCACCACCACGTTCTGCGCTATCGTATTGCTTCTGCGCTTTACGTACTTCACCGACGAAAACCCCGCCCTCATGGCACTCGTTATCGTTGGCTTCATCGGTGGCCTGGGCCTTATGACCATGCTCCTGCTGCTGGCCTTCTGGCGTTCCGGTACGCAACATGTCGTGCACGTCGTTTTGCGTTTGGGCGCAAAAATTCATCTGGTAAAGGACCTGGACGGCTCTCTCGCCTGGGCAGACAAGCAGATCAGCGATGCCTATAACGAGATCCAGTTCCTCCTGAAGGAACCCAAGCTGCTGGCGAAGTCTTCCGCCGTAACGTTCGTGCAGCTGGCAGAATACTTCTCCATCTCGTATGTCATCTATCGAGGATTTGGTTACGTAGACGCCGACTTCCTTTCGATCGTTTCCTGCCAGGCGTTCGTGTACATGATCTCGTCGTTCGTTCCCACGCCTGGTGCCGTAGGCGCCGCCGAGAGTTCGTATGCACTCTTCTTCAGCACCATCTACCCCAATGCAGCTGTGGTGGCCCTTTCCACCTTCATCTGGAGGCTGCTCACCTTCTACTTCCCCATCGTCGTTGGAATGCTGCTCACGCTGGTCGTGAACCATTCCAAGACGCTTACGCGGCAGTAA
- the rplD gene encoding 50S ribosomal protein L4 has protein sequence MANIEVKNTSGKKVEVRDLNAAVFGIEPNIPVMHQVVRAQRASWRQGTHDTKTRGQVRGGGKKPWRQKGTGRARQGTIRAPQWAGGGTVFGPHPRSYAFRVNNKEVKLALRSALSAKLADEELFVVDSFGFEAPKTKDAKACLEALNVSGRTTIVVGDEDVNAYLSFRNLPLVEVIPVSEMNTYDLVNNKALVISAEALNRIEEVLA, from the coding sequence ATGGCAAACATTGAAGTTAAGAACACGAGCGGCAAGAAGGTCGAAGTACGCGACCTGAACGCTGCGGTGTTCGGCATCGAGCCGAACATCCCCGTGATGCATCAGGTTGTGCGCGCTCAGCGTGCTTCCTGGCGTCAGGGTACGCATGACACCAAGACCCGTGGCCAGGTGCGCGGCGGCGGCAAGAAGCCGTGGCGTCAGAAGGGCACCGGTCGTGCTCGCCAGGGTACGATCCGCGCTCCTCAATGGGCTGGCGGCGGTACGGTCTTCGGTCCGCATCCCCGTTCCTACGCTTTCCGCGTGAACAACAAGGAAGTCAAGCTTGCTCTGCGCTCCGCGCTGTCCGCTAAGCTGGCCGACGAAGAGCTGTTCGTTGTCGACTCCTTCGGCTTCGAAGCTCCCAAGACCAAGGACGCGAAGGCTTGCCTCGAGGCTCTGAACGTTTCCGGCCGCACCACGATCGTGGTTGGCGACGAAGACGTGAACGCTTACCTCAGCTTCCGCAACCTTCCCCTCGTCGAGGTCATCCCCGTCAGCGAGATGAACACCTACGACCTGGTGAACAACAAGGCGCTCGTTATCAGCGCTGAGGCTCTGAATCGCATCGAGGAGGTGCTTGCATAA
- a CDS encoding glycosyltransferase family 2 protein, whose protein sequence is MNPTLTIAMPCYNTAEYLDQCFDSLLDKVSGIEIVAIDDGSTDETLSILEGYQQRYPESVRVFHQENAGWGGAINHALREAQGTFMLVLDSDDHLNAEALERVVRKIEELEAENAQVDLFVTNFVYDHVADKSTKQISYRNMMPRDCVFTWADTKNPSISEYFMMHAMTYRVQTLRESGLKLPEHAAYMDSIYALHPLPHVRNLYYMDVDLYFYLIGREGQSIEIEVLKKHIGEQLQATRHVIDDFDYEELHAKSPQMADSIARYLSTMMTVSTIYLFKINTAASIAEVRSIWKYLEENDSAMYRFVKHSMAGWTYRHTPIGRALARGVYSFVNRIFKFA, encoded by the coding sequence TTGAACCCCACGCTTACCATAGCGATGCCGTGTTACAACACCGCGGAGTACCTCGACCAGTGCTTCGACTCCCTGCTCGACAAGGTTTCGGGCATCGAAATCGTTGCCATCGACGATGGATCCACCGACGAAACGCTTTCCATCCTGGAAGGCTATCAGCAACGCTATCCCGAAAGCGTACGCGTCTTCCATCAGGAGAACGCTGGCTGGGGCGGCGCAATCAACCACGCCCTACGTGAAGCGCAGGGCACGTTCATGCTGGTGCTCGATTCCGACGACCACCTCAACGCCGAAGCGCTCGAACGCGTTGTTCGCAAGATCGAGGAACTTGAAGCCGAAAACGCGCAGGTCGATCTATTCGTAACGAACTTCGTGTACGACCACGTGGCCGACAAGTCCACCAAGCAAATCAGCTACCGCAATATGATGCCGCGCGATTGCGTCTTTACGTGGGCCGATACGAAGAACCCCTCCATTTCGGAATACTTCATGATGCACGCCATGACGTATCGCGTGCAAACCCTACGCGAAAGCGGCCTGAAGCTTCCCGAGCATGCCGCCTACATGGACAGCATCTATGCGCTGCATCCGCTCCCCCATGTGCGCAACCTGTATTACATGGATGTCGATTTGTACTTCTACCTCATTGGCCGCGAAGGCCAGTCCATCGAAATCGAGGTCCTGAAGAAGCACATCGGCGAACAGCTGCAGGCAACCCGACACGTCATCGACGACTTCGATTACGAAGAGCTTCATGCGAAGAGCCCGCAAATGGCCGATAGCATCGCCCGATACCTGTCCACCATGATGACGGTATCGACCATTTACCTATTTAAAATCAACACTGCGGCATCAATCGCCGAAGTTCGCTCCATCTGGAAGTACCTTGAGGAGAACGATTCCGCCATGTATCGCTTCGTGAAGCATTCCATGGCTGGATGGACGTATCGTCACACCCCCATCGGCCGTGCCCTGGCTCGTGGCGTATATTCATTTGTGAACAGGATATTCAAGTTCGCGTAA
- a CDS encoding universal stress protein, producing MSAGYQRIFCALDGSSAQSAVARKAVAMASDNKAALRFGHVVDAVPSEASAINFQDLCEQARHEAERQIADILEEAKADENIPSVEVVVEAGSINDTLDNLLIAPFDPDLVICGARGLSSIKYAFVGSVSTHLIRTQECDVLVVK from the coding sequence ATGTCAGCTGGATATCAGCGCATCTTCTGCGCACTTGACGGATCTTCCGCCCAGTCCGCGGTTGCCCGCAAGGCTGTTGCCATGGCTTCCGACAACAAGGCCGCCCTTCGATTTGGCCACGTGGTCGATGCCGTGCCGAGCGAAGCGAGCGCCATCAATTTCCAAGACCTGTGCGAACAGGCCAGGCACGAAGCCGAGCGTCAGATCGCCGACATCCTGGAAGAGGCAAAAGCCGACGAGAACATTCCCAGTGTGGAAGTCGTCGTCGAGGCGGGCTCCATCAACGACACGCTCGACAACCTGCTCATCGCTCCGTTCGACCCCGACCTGGTCATCTGCGGCGCACGTGGTCTTTCCAGCATCAAGTATGCCTTTGTGGGTAGCGTGAGCACGCACCTCATCCGCACTCAGGAATGCGATGTCCTGGTCGTAAAGTAA
- the fusA gene encoding elongation factor G, which translates to MAKNTLQDTRNIGIMAHIDAGKTTTTERILYYTGKTHKIGEVHDGAATMDWMVQEQERGVTITSAATTCFWKKDGKDYRIQIIDTPGHVDFTAEVERSLRVLDGAVAVFDAVAGVQPQSETVWRQAVRYGVPRIAFINKYDRVGADFFHAIDTMRDRLGAKAVAAQVPMGAEDNFWGVIDLVTMTAWDFKADEKGMTYPEPMDAIPAEFQEQAELYHQELVEAAADCDDALMEKVLMEEEITVEELKAALRKGVIGNMINPVFVGSAYKNKGVQELLDAVVDYLPSPVDVPAIKGTNPETGEEDERPSDMKAPFSALAFKIMTDPFVGKLTYLRVYSGKLEAGSYVVNATKDKKERIGRLLQMNSNQRIDLDNCAAGDIVAVVGLKNTTTGDTLCDENAPVVLESMEFPDPVIDVAVEPKTKAEQDKMSVALQKLAEEDPTFRVSTNEETGQTIIAGMGELHLEIIVDRLLREFKVEANVGKPQVAYRETATTRADNVQGKFVRQSGGRGQYGDAVINLIPQEQGAGYEFINNIVGGAIPKEYIPSVDKGIQEALNNGVLAGYPVVDVKVELVDGSYHEVDSSEAAFKVAGSMAIKNALKKANPVILEPMMSVEVETPEEYMGDVMGNLSSRRGQIQGMGDRGNAKVINAKVPLSEMFGYATDLRSGTQGRASYTMQFDSYDQVPKNVAEEIISKAGGNA; encoded by the coding sequence ATGGCTAAGAATACGCTTCAGGATACTCGTAATATCGGTATCATGGCTCACATCGATGCCGGTAAGACCACCACGACGGAACGTATCCTGTACTACACGGGCAAGACCCACAAGATCGGCGAGGTGCATGATGGCGCCGCTACGATGGACTGGATGGTTCAGGAGCAGGAGCGCGGCGTAACCATTACCTCCGCTGCTACCACGTGCTTCTGGAAGAAGGACGGTAAGGATTACCGTATTCAGATCATCGACACCCCAGGCCACGTAGACTTCACGGCCGAGGTTGAGCGCTCTCTGCGCGTCCTCGACGGTGCCGTTGCTGTGTTTGACGCCGTTGCTGGCGTTCAGCCCCAGTCTGAAACCGTTTGGCGTCAGGCCGTGCGCTACGGCGTACCCCGCATCGCCTTCATCAACAAGTACGACCGCGTTGGCGCCGATTTCTTCCATGCTATCGACACCATGCGTGATCGTCTGGGTGCCAAGGCTGTTGCCGCTCAGGTTCCCATGGGCGCCGAAGATAACTTCTGGGGCGTCATCGACCTGGTTACCATGACCGCTTGGGACTTCAAGGCCGACGAAAAGGGCATGACCTACCCCGAGCCCATGGATGCCATTCCTGCTGAATTCCAGGAGCAGGCCGAGCTCTACCACCAGGAACTCGTTGAGGCTGCCGCCGACTGCGACGACGCCCTCATGGAGAAGGTCCTCATGGAGGAAGAGATCACGGTCGAGGAACTGAAGGCTGCTCTGCGCAAGGGCGTTATCGGCAACATGATCAACCCTGTCTTCGTGGGTTCTGCCTACAAGAACAAGGGTGTTCAGGAACTGCTCGACGCCGTTGTCGACTACCTGCCCAGCCCCGTCGACGTTCCCGCCATCAAGGGTACGAACCCCGAGACCGGCGAGGAAGACGAGCGCCCCAGCGATATGAAGGCTCCCTTCTCCGCTCTGGCATTCAAGATCATGACCGACCCGTTCGTTGGTAAGCTCACCTACCTGCGTGTTTACTCCGGTAAGCTCGAGGCTGGTTCCTACGTGGTCAACGCCACGAAGGACAAGAAGGAGCGCATCGGCCGTCTGCTGCAGATGAACTCCAACCAGCGTATCGACCTCGACAACTGCGCCGCTGGCGACATCGTTGCCGTCGTTGGTCTGAAGAACACCACCACGGGCGACACGCTGTGCGACGAGAACGCTCCCGTCGTGCTCGAGTCCATGGAATTCCCCGACCCCGTTATCGACGTTGCGGTCGAGCCGAAGACCAAGGCCGAGCAGGACAAGATGAGCGTTGCTCTGCAGAAGCTCGCCGAGGAAGACCCGACGTTCCGCGTTTCCACCAACGAGGAAACCGGCCAGACCATCATCGCCGGCATGGGCGAGCTGCATCTGGAAATCATCGTCGACCGCCTGCTCCGCGAGTTCAAGGTCGAGGCTAACGTGGGTAAGCCCCAGGTTGCCTACCGCGAGACGGCTACCACCCGCGCCGACAACGTGCAGGGCAAGTTCGTTCGCCAGTCCGGTGGTCGTGGTCAGTACGGCGACGCCGTCATCAACCTCATCCCGCAGGAGCAGGGTGCAGGCTACGAGTTCATCAACAACATCGTGGGCGGTGCCATTCCCAAGGAATACATCCCCTCGGTCGACAAGGGCATCCAGGAAGCACTCAACAACGGTGTTCTGGCTGGCTACCCCGTCGTCGACGTCAAGGTCGAGCTGGTCGACGGTTCTTACCACGAAGTCGACTCCTCCGAAGCTGCCTTCAAGGTTGCCGGCTCCATGGCCATCAAGAACGCTCTGAAGAAGGCCAACCCGGTCATCCTCGAGCCTATGATGAGCGTCGAAGTCGAAACGCCGGAAGAGTACATGGGCGACGTTATGGGCAACCTGTCCAGCCGTCGTGGCCAGATTCAGGGCATGGGCGACCGCGGCAACGCCAAGGTCATCAACGCCAAGGTGCCTCTGAGCGAGATGTTCGGCTATGCAACTGACCTGCGCAGTGGTACGCAGGGCCGCGCTTCGTACACCATGCAGTTCGATAGCTACGACCAGGTGCCGAAGAACGTGGCAGAAGAAATCATCAGCAAGGCTGGCGGTAACGCTTAA
- the rplC gene encoding 50S ribosomal protein L3, with translation MINAIYGTKLGMTQVFAEDDTVVPVTVIQAAPNTICQVKTAETDGYEAVQLGFGTIKEKKVNKPMAGHFAKQGAEPVRHLREVRVENASEYKVGDTVTVANFSEAKLVDVTGTSKGKGFAGVMKRYGFAGGPGGHGAHFHRAPGSVGMCATPSRVLKGLRLPGHMGCDTVTVKNLEVVSVNEEQNLILVKGAVPGGKNAMVRVRLA, from the coding sequence ATGATTAACGCTATCTACGGTACTAAACTGGGCATGACCCAGGTTTTCGCCGAGGATGATACGGTCGTTCCCGTAACGGTCATCCAGGCTGCCCCGAACACCATCTGCCAGGTCAAGACCGCCGAGACCGACGGTTACGAGGCTGTGCAGCTGGGCTTCGGCACCATCAAGGAAAAGAAGGTCAACAAGCCCATGGCTGGCCATTTCGCCAAGCAGGGCGCGGAGCCTGTCCGTCACCTTCGCGAGGTTCGCGTCGAGAACGCTTCCGAGTACAAGGTGGGCGACACGGTAACGGTTGCCAACTTCTCCGAGGCTAAGCTCGTAGACGTCACCGGCACTTCCAAGGGTAAGGGCTTCGCTGGCGTCATGAAGCGCTACGGCTTCGCTGGTGGTCCTGGTGGACACGGTGCTCACTTCCATCGTGCTCCCGGTTCTGTGGGCATGTGCGCTACGCCTTCCCGCGTTCTGAAGGGCCTGCGTCTGCCTGGTCACATGGGCTGCGACACGGTTACCGTGAAGAACCTCGAGGTCGTTTCCGTCAACGAAGAGCAGAACCTGATTCTGGTCAAGGGTGCGGTGCCCGGCGGCAAGAACGCCATGGTCCGCGTTCGCCTGGCCTAA
- the rpsG gene encoding 30S ribosomal protein S7, with translation MPRRAAASRREVKADAVYNNRLVTQLINKVLLDGKKSTAEGIVYGAFDIVAEKTGEDALSVFKKAMDNVRPTLEVKPKRVGGATYQVPMEVNSRRATTLAIRWIVDFSRKRKEHTMKQRLAAEIMDAAENQGASVKRREDLYKMAESNRAFSHYRF, from the coding sequence ATGCCGCGTCGTGCAGCAGCATCCCGCCGCGAAGTCAAGGCGGATGCAGTTTATAACAATCGGCTGGTCACTCAGCTGATCAACAAGGTTCTTCTCGACGGTAAGAAGTCCACCGCCGAGGGTATCGTCTACGGTGCATTCGACATCGTTGCGGAAAAGACGGGTGAAGACGCCCTGTCCGTGTTCAAGAAGGCCATGGACAACGTTCGTCCTACGCTGGAAGTTAAGCCGAAGCGTGTCGGCGGCGCCACCTACCAGGTGCCCATGGAGGTCAACTCCCGTCGCGCCACCACGCTTGCTATCCGCTGGATCGTCGACTTCAGCCGCAAGCGCAAGGAACATACGATGAAGCAGCGTCTCGCCGCCGAGATCATGGATGCCGCCGAAAACCAGGGCGCTTCCGTTAAGCGTCGCGAAGACCTCTACAAGATGGCTGAATCCAACCGCGCCTTCTCGCACTATCGCTTCTAG
- the rpsL gene encoding 30S ribosomal protein S12, which yields MPTINQLVRKGRHDQVVKKKTPALKGNPQKRGVCTRVYTTTPKKPNSALRKVARVRLVNGMEVTAYIPGEGHNLQEHSMVLIRGGRVKDLPGVRYKIIRAALDCAAVSDRKQARSRYGAKKPKK from the coding sequence TTGCCTACTATTAACCAGCTGGTCCGCAAGGGCCGCCACGACCAGGTCGTCAAGAAGAAGACCCCTGCGCTGAAGGGCAACCCCCAGAAGCGCGGCGTGTGCACGCGCGTGTACACCACCACGCCGAAGAAGCCGAACTCGGCTCTGCGTAAGGTCGCCCGTGTGCGCCTCGTAAACGGCATGGAAGTTACCGCTTACATCCCCGGCGAAGGCCACAACCTGCAGGAGCACTCCATGGTGCTCATCCGCGGCGGTCGTGTTAAGGACCTCCCCGGTGTTCGCTACAAGATTATCCGCGCTGCTCTCGACTGCGCTGCGGTTTCCGATCGCAAGCAGGCTCGCAGCCGCTACGGCGCCAAGAAGCCGAAGAAATAA
- the rplB gene encoding 50S ribosomal protein L2, protein MGVKQFKPTSPGRRFQTVSDFAEITTDKPEKSLLRPLPKKAGRNNYGRITTRHQGGGVKRRYRLIDFKRNKDGVPAKVATVEYDPNRSARIALLHYVDGEKRYILHPKGLCVGDTVLSGEGADIKPGNAMPLSAIPVGTLVHAVELQPGKGAALARSAGTSIQLMGKEGDYAILRMPSSEMRRVLVTCRATIGEVGNAEHGNIKIGKAGRKRWMGVRPTVRGTVMNPVDHPHGGGEGKNKTAGRHPVSPWGVPTKGHRTRNPKKASSRLIIRRRKK, encoded by the coding sequence ATGGGAGTCAAGCAATTCAAGCCGACTAGCCCCGGCCGACGCTTCCAGACGGTCTCCGACTTCGCGGAGATCACGACGGATAAGCCGGAAAAGTCGCTGCTGCGTCCTCTGCCGAAGAAGGCAGGCCGCAACAACTACGGTCGCATCACCACCCGCCATCAGGGCGGCGGCGTGAAGCGTCGTTATCGTCTTATCGATTTCAAGCGCAACAAGGACGGCGTGCCCGCCAAGGTTGCCACCGTCGAATACGACCCGAATCGCAGCGCCCGCATCGCTCTGCTCCACTACGTGGACGGCGAGAAGCGCTACATTCTGCACCCGAAGGGTCTGTGCGTGGGTGATACGGTGCTTTCCGGCGAAGGCGCCGACATCAAGCCCGGTAACGCTATGCCCCTTTCGGCTATCCCCGTTGGTACGCTCGTGCATGCCGTCGAGCTGCAGCCCGGCAAGGGTGCTGCCCTGGCTCGTTCCGCTGGCACCAGCATCCAGCTCATGGGTAAGGAAGGCGACTACGCTATCCTGCGTATGCCCTCTTCCGAAATGCGTCGCGTGCTCGTAACCTGCCGCGCCACCATTGGCGAGGTTGGCAATGCCGAGCATGGCAACATCAAGATCGGCAAGGCTGGCCGTAAGCGCTGGATGGGCGTCCGTCCCACCGTTCGCGGTACCGTCATGAACCCCGTCGACCATCCCCATGGTGGTGGCGAGGGCAAGAACAAGACCGCCGGTCGTCATCCTGTTTCTCCGTGGGGCGTTCCCACCAAGGGCCATCGTACCCGCAACCCGAAGAAGGCTTCGAGCCGCCTGATCATCCGTCGTCGCAAGAAGTAG
- the rpsJ gene encoding 30S ribosomal protein S10, which translates to MANQKIRIRLKGYDHEIVDQSTKLIVDTAQKTGAKVSGPIPLPTERNMYCVVKGPHVNKDSREQFEMRTHKRLIDILEPTANTVDSLMRLDLPAGVDIEIKL; encoded by the coding sequence GTGGCTAATCAAAAGATTCGCATCCGCCTGAAGGGCTACGACCATGAGATCGTGGATCAGTCCACCAAGCTCATCGTCGATACCGCCCAGAAGACTGGTGCCAAGGTATCCGGTCCTATTCCGCTGCCCACCGAGCGCAACATGTATTGCGTCGTGAAGGGCCCGCACGTGAACAAGGACTCCCGCGAACAGTTCGAAATGCGCACGCACAAGCGTCTGATCGACATCCTGGAGCCGACGGCCAACACGGTCGACTCCCTGATGCGCCTCGATCTTCCTGCTGGCGTTGACATCGAGATCAAGCTGTAG
- a CDS encoding DHA2 family efflux MFS transporter permease subunit has product MDQMNEMPKARVQVAHPYLALMGLYLAGFTGMYSETALNIALPQLSAAFGVDSALTQWMVVGYMLVIGLCMPFSSLLLKWASARKLTIFALGAFIVGSLISGFANDFAVALVGRCIQGVGTGIVLPLMFSMVMQVIPPHKLGAAMGVTALVIMFAPAVGPTLAGILMGALSWRWIFFSFVIVLAIGMVFVVKYEVNSFEVTRPHVDVLSVLLSCAGFGLVVFGAGSASSFGWLSAPVLASLIVGALCLVAYGRRQMGMSVPVINMDVFKVRGFRIGTLLMIVNFGITLSAMYILPQFYQNAMLIPVAVTGMLLLPGGIVNALVSMVAGRLYDKMGARTLSLAGFALSVVAAGMFLTVTPATPLAFVIAAHVVMMVGVPLAMSPVQTHGLAALPARLSTDGTTVQNTLQQVGGAICTAVATSLLMAGQGASGAADASLAFSNGSHWVFLLVFALAVVGLILSLRLSDPRKTVREVESSTAPQAA; this is encoded by the coding sequence ATGGATCAGATGAATGAAATGCCCAAGGCGCGCGTGCAGGTTGCTCATCCGTATTTGGCGCTTATGGGGCTGTATCTGGCTGGCTTTACCGGCATGTACAGCGAAACGGCGCTCAATATTGCACTTCCTCAGCTCTCTGCTGCATTTGGCGTGGACAGTGCGCTCACGCAGTGGATGGTAGTAGGCTACATGCTCGTCATTGGCCTGTGCATGCCATTCTCGAGCTTGCTCCTGAAGTGGGCGAGCGCGCGCAAGCTCACCATCTTCGCATTGGGTGCGTTTATCGTGGGCTCGCTCATTAGCGGATTCGCCAACGATTTTGCCGTTGCGCTCGTTGGCCGTTGCATTCAGGGCGTAGGAACGGGTATCGTGCTTCCGCTTATGTTTAGCATGGTCATGCAGGTTATCCCCCCTCATAAGCTGGGTGCCGCCATGGGCGTTACTGCGCTCGTCATCATGTTCGCGCCGGCCGTGGGCCCCACGTTGGCGGGTATCCTCATGGGCGCGCTTTCCTGGCGATGGATCTTCTTTAGCTTCGTGATCGTGCTTGCCATCGGCATGGTGTTCGTCGTGAAGTATGAGGTGAACTCCTTCGAGGTAACGCGTCCCCATGTAGACGTTCTCTCCGTACTGCTCTCGTGCGCCGGTTTTGGCCTGGTGGTGTTTGGCGCTGGTAGCGCTTCGAGCTTCGGCTGGCTTTCGGCGCCGGTGCTCGCATCGCTTATCGTGGGCGCGTTGTGCCTGGTTGCGTATGGCCGCCGTCAGATGGGCATGAGCGTTCCCGTTATCAACATGGATGTCTTCAAGGTGCGTGGCTTCCGCATTGGCACCTTGCTCATGATTGTGAATTTTGGCATCACCCTTTCGGCGATGTACATTCTGCCGCAGTTTTACCAGAACGCCATGCTGATTCCCGTTGCCGTGACGGGTATGCTGCTGCTTCCCGGCGGTATTGTGAATGCCCTGGTGAGCATGGTGGCTGGTCGCTTGTACGACAAGATGGGCGCACGTACGCTCTCCCTTGCGGGATTTGCACTTTCGGTTGTGGCTGCGGGCATGTTCCTTACCGTTACGCCTGCAACGCCGCTTGCATTCGTTATTGCCGCGCATGTGGTGATGATGGTGGGCGTGCCCCTGGCAATGTCGCCCGTGCAGACGCATGGCCTTGCTGCGCTACCTGCTCGTCTTTCCACGGATGGCACGACGGTACAGAATACGCTTCAGCAGGTCGGCGGCGCAATTTGCACGGCCGTTGCCACGAGTCTCCTCATGGCGGGGCAGGGCGCTTCGGGGGCGGCGGACGCGTCGCTTGCATTCTCGAATGGATCGCATTGGGTGTTCCTGCTGGTGTTCGCGCTTGCCGTGGTGGGGCTCATCCTGTCCCTCCGCCTGTCCGATCCGCGCAAAACCGTGCGTGAGGTCGAATCCTCTACGGCGCCGCAGGCTGCGTAG